A section of the Gloeobacter violaceus PCC 7421 genome encodes:
- a CDS encoding fatty acyl-AMP ligase produces the protein MVNLLDNPSIAAQPTTLVEMLQRRAIQQPERLAFTFLADGETQESNLTYGELDRRARAIAAHLQTFAAAGERAVLLYPTGLDYVAAFYGCLYAGVIAAPAYPPDPTQLEKSLAGLHGVIRDAQARWVLTTTGVHALVHSQLAGGEERQPLQWLCTDPLPETPAESWRPPQVESASIALLQYTSGSTAAPKGVMLTHANVLHNQKLIQSACHHTEQSTWVTWLPLHHNLALMSAVVQPVYVGYLSVLMPPPAFLQRPLRWLRAISRYRGRGAAGPNFGFNLCIKEIPPEQRGELDLSSWEVAIIGGEPIQCDLLERFSAAFAPCGFRPETFVPGYGLAESVLMVSVGRKSERPKVKALDKAHLAAGRAVDAPPGQAEAIKVAGFELYDHDPTIAVVHPETRRRCQPGEIGEIWVAGGSVASGYWQKPDISQATFAARIADCAEGPFLRTGDLGFIADGHFFLTGRCKELIIISGRNHYPQDIELTVQTSHPALRPNSSAAFSIPSDGEERLVVAAELADDDPVPVPAAKSIVSAVQRAVAEQHGLRPTVVLLKPGTLPKTAIGKIQRLGARARYLAGTLEAWSSQ, from the coding sequence ATGGTCAACCTACTCGACAATCCGTCCATTGCCGCCCAACCGACGACGCTCGTCGAAATGCTGCAGCGCCGGGCAATCCAGCAGCCCGAAAGACTCGCCTTCACCTTCTTGGCCGACGGCGAGACGCAGGAGAGCAACCTCACCTACGGCGAACTCGATCGGCGCGCCCGGGCGATCGCAGCCCATCTGCAGACTTTTGCCGCCGCCGGTGAACGGGCGGTGCTGCTCTATCCGACAGGATTGGACTACGTGGCCGCCTTCTACGGTTGCCTGTACGCAGGCGTGATCGCCGCACCGGCCTACCCACCCGATCCGACGCAACTGGAGAAGAGCCTCGCGGGTCTGCACGGGGTGATCCGCGACGCCCAGGCGCGCTGGGTGCTCACCACCACCGGCGTGCACGCGCTCGTCCACTCCCAACTGGCCGGCGGCGAAGAGCGGCAGCCGCTGCAGTGGCTGTGCACCGACCCGTTGCCCGAGACACCGGCCGAATCGTGGCGCCCCCCGCAGGTAGAGAGTGCTTCCATCGCGCTGCTGCAGTACACCTCGGGTTCCACAGCCGCTCCGAAGGGCGTCATGCTCACCCACGCCAACGTCCTGCACAACCAGAAGCTGATCCAGAGCGCCTGCCACCACACGGAGCAATCCACCTGGGTGACCTGGCTGCCTTTGCACCACAACCTGGCTTTGATGTCCGCGGTGGTGCAACCGGTCTACGTCGGTTATCTGAGCGTGCTGATGCCACCGCCGGCTTTTTTGCAGCGGCCGTTGCGCTGGTTGAGGGCTATCTCGCGCTACCGGGGCCGGGGGGCGGCAGGCCCCAACTTCGGCTTCAACCTCTGCATCAAAGAAATTCCGCCCGAACAGCGCGGCGAACTGGACCTGAGCAGTTGGGAGGTGGCGATTATCGGCGGTGAACCCATCCAGTGCGACTTGCTCGAGCGCTTTAGCGCCGCCTTCGCCCCCTGCGGGTTTCGCCCCGAGACGTTCGTGCCCGGTTACGGCCTGGCGGAAAGCGTCCTGATGGTCTCCGTCGGCCGCAAGTCCGAACGCCCAAAAGTCAAAGCCCTCGACAAGGCCCACCTGGCGGCGGGCCGCGCCGTCGATGCCCCCCCCGGCCAGGCCGAGGCGATCAAAGTGGCCGGGTTCGAACTGTACGACCATGACCCGACCATCGCCGTCGTCCACCCCGAAACCCGGCGGCGCTGTCAGCCGGGCGAGATCGGCGAAATCTGGGTGGCCGGCGGCAGTGTCGCAAGCGGCTACTGGCAAAAACCGGACATCTCCCAGGCGACCTTCGCAGCCCGGATCGCCGATTGCGCGGAAGGCCCGTTTTTGCGCACGGGAGATCTGGGCTTTATCGCCGACGGCCACTTTTTTCTGACCGGGCGCTGCAAAGAGCTCATCATCATCAGCGGCCGCAACCACTACCCGCAGGACATCGAATTGACGGTGCAGACGAGCCATCCGGCCCTGCGGCCCAACTCCAGCGCCGCCTTTTCGATCCCATCGGACGGTGAAGAGCGGCTGGTGGTGGCCGCGGAACTGGCCGACGACGATCCGGTGCCCGTGCCGGCGGCAAAGTCGATCGTGAGCGCCGTCCAGCGGGCCGTCGCCGAGCAGCACGGTCTGCGGCCCACCGTGGTGCTGCTCAAACCCGGAACATTGCCCAAGACCGCCATCGGCAAAATCCAGCGCCTCGGGGCGCGGGCGCGCTACCTGGCCGGTACCCTCGAAGCCTGGAGCAGCCAATAG